In Gulosibacter molinativorax, a single window of DNA contains:
- a CDS encoding PucR family transcriptional regulator gives MADAFMANLAEVPGYDPPPLPREEMALHARAAFSALIAAVRSEDPQRTRAVAREIGVTRARIGIPLASLMAAMRIDFMLIWESIESASCPEDARLILIKTRLIMRVVDSFSAELEQAYLSERHRIETDQASERHRLVARVIGGNELQPMEAADISHQLGLPPSKPIRVYAASPDHSLAIQRILGNMSRLGYPFHTQHRGAGIVAFGFAPDLPGSEVERTLFDLHQLAIGVDISPNGIVGVKAAAAIASALMESRRPEDLGALDWRAGWHRVVSMSTTQPLRQRLARDANEALDQCRLTERSRLMETAVAFLRTGSLTACAEALYCHRNTVSNRLQRFREVTGIDLSSPRDAAALVLAWC, from the coding sequence TTGGCTGACGCCTTCATGGCGAATCTTGCAGAAGTTCCTGGATACGATCCCCCGCCGCTCCCTCGGGAGGAAATGGCCTTGCACGCCCGTGCAGCCTTTTCAGCACTCATCGCAGCGGTCCGTTCTGAAGACCCACAGCGTACGCGTGCTGTGGCACGTGAGATAGGGGTCACACGGGCCAGGATCGGTATTCCGCTCGCTTCGTTGATGGCGGCAATGCGTATTGACTTTATGCTGATCTGGGAGTCAATCGAGTCTGCGTCGTGTCCGGAAGACGCTCGGCTTATCCTGATAAAGACGCGGCTCATTATGCGCGTAGTGGATTCCTTCTCTGCGGAGCTCGAACAGGCGTATCTCTCGGAGCGGCATCGAATAGAAACCGATCAGGCCTCAGAAAGACACCGTCTCGTGGCGAGGGTGATCGGAGGAAACGAACTGCAACCCATGGAGGCGGCGGATATCTCCCACCAACTCGGACTTCCCCCTTCGAAACCAATACGCGTCTATGCAGCTTCACCTGATCATTCGTTGGCCATACAACGTATCCTGGGTAATATGAGCCGCCTCGGCTACCCGTTCCATACTCAACACCGAGGTGCCGGCATCGTTGCGTTCGGGTTCGCCCCAGACCTTCCAGGGAGTGAGGTGGAACGCACTCTTTTTGATTTGCACCAGCTCGCTATCGGCGTCGACATCTCGCCGAATGGAATCGTGGGCGTGAAGGCTGCTGCAGCTATTGCAAGCGCGTTGATGGAGTCGCGCAGGCCGGAGGATCTCGGAGCGCTCGATTGGCGGGCGGGCTGGCACAGAGTCGTAAGCATGTCCACAACCCAACCGCTCCGCCAACGCCTGGCTCGCGATGCAAACGAGGCACTTGACCAGTGCCGATTGACCGAGCGATCACGGCTCATGGAAACCGCTGTAGCTTTCCTGCGCACGGGCAGCCTCACTGCTTGCGCTGAAGCCCTGTACTGCCATCGAAACACGGTCTCGAACCGTTTGCAAAGATTCCGCGAAGTCACCGGCATCGACCTGTCGTCCCCCCGTGACGCGGCAGCGCTCGTACTCGCCTGGTGCTGA
- a CDS encoding PucR family transcriptional regulator: MQLEDGLSGGERQQHIDELIGLLGADSVARVTQAGGDRVVKHIEFFESVGELPDSPGTLLLYGVRAEDHMGEAREVLSAASRFGYSGVAIKGEPRGIEYWKGIAEEFGLVLMKVNITLSWRTFEAMLAYAAGEQVGDIDYLAGSPLDLLSGIVNELAGYLGGSVVIEDLGRRPVVHSTVPGQLIDALRTQTILSRSTPPSPQDSEQYQAVLQSPVPILQPKLPREALRTAVAVRAGTRPLGSMWAILPADPGAQWPDIADRMSASASRAAGVMLDLLRSSEMGVKDRAQRLRRILRANTVSDSDLTELGLSATQGLAFIAFDAGSQPQPGELDACRAMVQQQLRLLHAEALTAIEGTKVIALVESGSADMVAANASKVQLLLERSLGLHTTVAASNIVREAAELIAQRRLVERLLRAASQRPLPVKRQVLTIDSMRTQLFLSSVAELVAADSDLTLPGIAGMVSTDPDTADSLLAWIASGQNVTYAAEELGVHKNTVRYRLRKAQEHFGFNLKDPDEVLAIWLQLTLNLK; the protein is encoded by the coding sequence ATGCAGTTAGAGGATGGTCTAAGTGGTGGGGAGCGTCAGCAGCACATTGATGAGCTGATCGGGTTGCTTGGCGCCGACTCCGTTGCGCGAGTGACACAGGCCGGCGGCGATCGAGTTGTCAAACATATCGAGTTCTTCGAGTCCGTCGGTGAGCTTCCCGACAGCCCAGGCACACTGCTGCTCTATGGAGTGCGCGCAGAGGATCATATGGGCGAAGCGAGAGAGGTGCTCTCCGCAGCCTCGAGATTCGGATACTCAGGGGTCGCAATTAAAGGGGAACCTAGGGGTATCGAGTACTGGAAGGGTATCGCTGAAGAGTTCGGTCTCGTGCTCATGAAAGTGAACATCACGCTTTCCTGGCGTACGTTCGAAGCGATGCTGGCATATGCGGCGGGCGAACAAGTAGGGGACATCGACTACCTTGCGGGGAGTCCTCTCGACCTGTTATCCGGAATCGTGAATGAACTTGCCGGATACCTGGGAGGATCGGTCGTAATCGAGGATCTGGGCAGACGGCCTGTGGTGCATTCGACGGTCCCCGGACAATTGATCGATGCGCTTCGAACGCAAACGATCTTGAGCCGCTCCACACCGCCTTCGCCACAAGACTCGGAGCAGTATCAGGCCGTTCTACAATCTCCGGTCCCAATTCTGCAACCGAAATTGCCCAGAGAGGCGTTGAGGACAGCGGTAGCGGTTCGTGCCGGCACCCGCCCTTTAGGAAGCATGTGGGCCATCCTTCCTGCCGATCCAGGCGCGCAGTGGCCTGATATCGCGGACAGAATGAGTGCTTCGGCATCGCGTGCCGCAGGCGTCATGCTTGACTTGCTCCGTTCAAGTGAAATGGGCGTCAAAGACCGTGCACAACGCCTTCGTCGAATACTTCGTGCGAATACTGTCTCAGACTCGGACCTGACGGAGCTTGGGCTCAGCGCTACCCAAGGTCTCGCCTTCATCGCTTTTGATGCTGGGAGTCAACCGCAACCAGGGGAGCTGGACGCTTGCCGCGCCATGGTGCAACAGCAGCTGCGCCTCTTGCATGCTGAGGCGCTCACCGCAATCGAAGGCACCAAGGTCATCGCGCTCGTTGAAAGCGGGTCGGCTGACATGGTTGCGGCCAACGCTTCGAAGGTGCAATTGTTGCTCGAGCGGTCGCTCGGGCTGCACACAACGGTTGCTGCATCAAATATCGTCCGAGAAGCAGCTGAGTTAATTGCCCAGCGCCGCTTGGTGGAACGTCTCCTCCGGGCAGCAAGCCAACGTCCTCTACCCGTGAAACGCCAGGTTCTCACGATCGACTCGATGCGAACCCAGTTGTTTCTCTCAAGCGTAGCTGAACTAGTCGCGGCGGATTCTGACCTGACGCTCCCGGGGATAGCAGGAATGGTGTCGACGGACCCGGATACTGCAGACTCGCTACTTGCCTGGATTGCTTCAGGACAGAACGTGACATACGCGGCAGAGGAACTCGGAGTGCACAAGAACACTGTCCGATACCGGCTGCGGAAAGCTCAGGAACACTTCGGTTTCAACCTCAAAGATCCGGATGAAGTGCTTGCCATCTGGTTGCAGTTGACTCTGAACCTCAAATGA
- a CDS encoding MFS transporter codes for MSHPGTTAIETDAVRHMTDAEARKVTFGALLGTAMEWYDFFLFSAASALVFNIQYFAVGDATSAALASFATFGVGLAARPIGALIFGRMGDRVGRRKVLLITIVGIGIATGLIGVLPTYAAIGIAAPVLLVLLRVVQGLFMAGEWSGAITLVVENAPLERRAFYAAIPQLGSPIATILSSGGFFLLTLTLSQESFDSWGWRIPFLAAIPLLLVALYVRTKLSESPVFRELEERNEILTSPIKTAFKEQWRQILVATMTGTLGLAGFYLVTTFCVWYGVNMLGYSAGLMLLASLIAAAVEIPVLILAGRFGSKHGASRVVIWGSSAAILLSLPVFLMFSSGVPALVVTSMVVAVSVLALPFGASGAVITGLFSAKTRNSGTSLANNFAGMISGFIPVLTTSWVAAVGGHWWPAVAMLVLLAVLTGISGLLAPRMSVAIPGFKH; via the coding sequence ATGAGCCACCCCGGGACCACGGCAATAGAAACGGACGCTGTTCGGCATATGACTGATGCCGAAGCGCGCAAAGTCACATTCGGAGCGCTTCTGGGCACCGCGATGGAATGGTATGACTTTTTCCTCTTCAGCGCAGCCTCGGCACTCGTGTTCAACATCCAGTACTTTGCGGTGGGCGATGCCACTTCCGCGGCACTCGCATCCTTTGCAACCTTCGGTGTCGGCCTCGCTGCCCGTCCCATCGGTGCGCTCATCTTCGGAAGGATGGGCGACCGTGTCGGACGCCGAAAGGTGCTTCTGATCACAATCGTCGGCATCGGGATCGCGACAGGACTCATCGGCGTATTGCCGACCTATGCAGCCATCGGTATCGCAGCACCAGTGCTCCTGGTGCTGCTCCGCGTGGTGCAGGGGCTTTTCATGGCGGGCGAATGGTCAGGCGCCATCACTCTGGTGGTCGAGAACGCACCCTTGGAACGACGAGCCTTCTACGCTGCCATTCCCCAGCTCGGTTCTCCCATCGCCACAATCCTGTCATCGGGGGGATTCTTCCTGCTCACGTTGACGCTTTCGCAAGAGAGCTTCGACTCCTGGGGTTGGCGGATCCCGTTCCTGGCTGCAATTCCATTGCTTCTGGTCGCCCTCTATGTGCGCACTAAGCTCTCCGAGTCTCCCGTCTTCCGAGAGCTGGAGGAACGCAATGAGATTCTGACTTCTCCGATCAAAACCGCCTTCAAAGAGCAGTGGAGGCAGATCCTTGTCGCAACGATGACGGGGACGCTGGGCTTAGCGGGCTTCTACCTTGTGACAACCTTCTGTGTTTGGTACGGCGTCAATATGCTCGGATACTCAGCTGGATTGATGCTGCTCGCAAGTCTCATCGCGGCCGCGGTCGAAATCCCGGTGCTTATCCTGGCAGGACGCTTCGGCTCGAAGCACGGTGCCAGCCGCGTGGTGATCTGGGGCTCATCAGCTGCGATACTCCTTTCCCTCCCTGTGTTCCTCATGTTCAGTTCGGGGGTTCCTGCCCTCGTGGTCACGTCAATGGTCGTAGCGGTCAGCGTACTTGCGCTTCCGTTCGGAGCCTCCGGTGCCGTCATCACCGGACTTTTCTCAGCGAAAACTCGAAACAGCGGCACTAGCTTGGCGAACAACTTCGCAGGAATGATCTCAGGTTTCATTCCTGTGCTCACGACCAGCTGGGTCGCCGCCGTCGGGGGACACTGGTGGCCCGCAGTGGCCATGCTCGTCTTGCTGGCGGTGCTCACCGGAATTTCTGGACTCCTGGCGCCCCGTATGAGCGTTGCCATTCCGGGCTTCAAACACTGA
- a CDS encoding amino acid ABC transporter permease: MSSTPILSGAAEDLNGNDDVTALPLRHPWRWVAATLILLIVAWFAYIIVTNPNLDFATVGEFVFDPRIISGIGLTLLITVVSMVVSTVLAVIIASMRLSENPVFYSLAWFYTWAFRGTPILVQIVFWGYMGLLFQNLTLGIPLTDVVFWQVNTNSLITPLMAGIIALTLNQAAYSSEIVRAGMLSIDEGQREAAFSLGMSPVYTLRHVVLPQAMRVIIPPMGNELISMLKNTSLLSVIAVLELYTQAMIISSSNLKQVELLIVVSLWYLAMTSILSIPQYYLERHFGRGATRNQRVTPLGKLRARFSKKEYPQPAPQTEVVEIP; encoded by the coding sequence ATGAGTAGCACACCGATCCTTTCGGGAGCGGCCGAGGACCTGAACGGCAACGATGATGTCACCGCCTTGCCGCTGCGGCATCCCTGGCGATGGGTTGCGGCGACGCTGATCCTCCTGATCGTCGCCTGGTTTGCGTACATCATTGTCACGAATCCGAACCTTGATTTCGCAACAGTGGGTGAATTCGTCTTCGATCCTCGCATCATCTCCGGGATCGGGTTGACGCTCCTCATCACCGTCGTTTCCATGGTGGTCTCTACCGTGCTGGCAGTGATTATCGCGTCCATGAGGCTTTCGGAGAACCCGGTGTTTTACAGCCTGGCTTGGTTCTACACCTGGGCTTTCCGCGGAACACCGATCCTGGTGCAGATCGTGTTCTGGGGATACATGGGACTGCTCTTTCAAAACCTCACTCTAGGAATTCCTCTCACAGATGTGGTGTTCTGGCAGGTCAACACCAACTCACTGATCACACCGCTCATGGCAGGTATCATCGCTCTGACGCTGAACCAAGCTGCCTACTCATCCGAAATCGTCAGAGCCGGAATGCTCTCGATCGACGAAGGCCAACGTGAGGCTGCGTTCTCTCTGGGCATGTCGCCGGTGTACACGCTACGACATGTCGTCTTACCCCAAGCAATGCGCGTGATCATTCCTCCGATGGGCAACGAGCTCATCTCCATGCTGAAGAACACCTCACTGCTGTCAGTCATCGCTGTGCTGGAACTGTACACGCAGGCAATGATCATTTCTTCCTCGAACCTGAAACAGGTCGAGCTCCTGATCGTAGTGAGCTTGTGGTATCTCGCCATGACAAGCATCCTGTCGATTCCTCAGTACTATCTCGAGCGTCACTTCGGCCGAGGGGCCACCCGGAACCAGCGGGTGACGCCCCTTGGAAAGCTTCGTGCTCGTTTTTCCAAGAAGGAATACCCGCAGCCTGCCCCGCAGACCGAAGTAGTGGAGATCCCATGA
- a CDS encoding ABC transporter substrate-binding protein, translating to MMRKRIISVAALAVSASLLFSGCAGGSGDADAAAGGSAGDSELGLPIGEEPSTEANPELTALLPEEIQESGVLKMGSEFPYPPMADLNEDNRAVGYDPELVRALAQKLGVEAEIIKQPFSTAIPGLQAGKIDVYMGGMTDTPERQETLSFVNYLFGGFKTVAMKGNPEGLSTLDDLCGLNVAVGASTVQGDILRSHDCGDTPVNVVEYPTDADVHTAVRAGRAVAFVTDGFVAEWLAENTNDGEVFEVVRDPEAPAGFSPVYAGIGILKEDEQLVEALQAALQELIEEGTYQEILDRNGLSDFAVESAEINQGKAL from the coding sequence ATGATGCGCAAGAGGATCATTTCCGTCGCTGCCTTGGCAGTATCCGCAAGTTTGCTGTTCAGCGGATGTGCGGGCGGTTCGGGCGACGCCGATGCTGCGGCAGGCGGTTCCGCTGGTGACAGCGAACTGGGTCTCCCGATCGGCGAAGAGCCGTCGACCGAAGCGAACCCAGAGCTTACCGCCCTCCTCCCGGAGGAGATTCAGGAATCGGGCGTGTTGAAGATGGGATCAGAGTTCCCCTATCCCCCGATGGCCGACCTCAACGAGGACAACCGAGCGGTCGGATACGACCCCGAACTCGTTCGCGCTTTGGCGCAGAAGCTGGGCGTCGAGGCAGAGATCATCAAACAACCGTTCTCTACCGCAATTCCCGGGCTGCAAGCAGGCAAGATCGACGTCTACATGGGCGGCATGACCGATACTCCCGAGCGTCAAGAAACCCTGAGCTTCGTCAACTACCTCTTCGGAGGTTTCAAGACCGTCGCGATGAAGGGCAACCCGGAGGGGTTAAGCACGCTCGACGATCTTTGTGGCCTGAACGTTGCCGTTGGTGCATCGACCGTGCAGGGTGATATTTTGCGCTCACACGATTGCGGGGACACGCCAGTTAATGTGGTCGAGTACCCCACGGATGCTGATGTGCATACTGCTGTTCGAGCCGGCCGTGCCGTGGCATTTGTCACCGATGGCTTCGTCGCAGAATGGCTCGCCGAGAACACCAACGACGGCGAGGTCTTCGAGGTCGTGCGAGACCCGGAGGCACCTGCAGGCTTCAGCCCGGTCTACGCCGGCATCGGAATCCTGAAAGAGGATGAGCAGCTGGTCGAGGCCCTGCAAGCAGCACTCCAGGAACTGATCGAAGAGGGCACCTACCAGGAGATCCTGGATCGGAACGGTTTGAGCGACTTCGCTGTCGAGAGCGCTGAAATCAACCAGGGCAAGGCTCTGTAG
- a CDS encoding amidohydrolase: protein MKLDLLLSAGTILTLDTDRPTAERVGVLGGRIVGFDEEIDGLEAARTVDFGSGTITPGLIDAHCHAIWWGLNLAQADYSHIRKLEDFFEVLSEQVSRIPAQPDPGRWLLGHSFNQYSSGSEYPRLEEIDRITGNVPLYIRHASGHAAIVNSAALRMIGALEPGFSDPTGGVVCRDESGRPTGLLEEAAQALAQAHILPFPLSELVDALDEATNRFAAQGITSFGEAGIGAGWISHSPVEFAAYQQAVSEGRLHARAQLMPVLDALQPLSAHQSDFFGAEESIGLSLGIGSGFGNASLRLGHVKVFLDGALVSKTAAVSDVMCSHGSGHGYLLGEPAEYRRRTLAAYRAGWPLALHAIGDIAIDLALDLIAEAQEKYGLLSVPNRIEHFGLSRPEQVERAGALGISVVPQMGFIRDLGDQLIASVDPERESWLYRGRSVIDAGAGLIGSSDLPVIGNNIRMAMDAAVQRTTSSGRVLNSAERIDRSEALRMHTVWAAHAMGLSDDRGTLERGKLADFTVFSGNPLTSSTMQELEILATFVGGKETYAK, encoded by the coding sequence ATGAAACTGGATCTGCTGCTCAGCGCGGGCACTATTCTGACACTCGACACTGACCGTCCCACTGCCGAGAGGGTTGGTGTCCTCGGCGGTCGGATTGTCGGGTTCGATGAAGAAATTGATGGCCTGGAGGCTGCGCGTACGGTCGATTTCGGATCTGGAACGATCACACCGGGACTGATCGATGCACATTGTCATGCAATTTGGTGGGGCCTCAACCTTGCTCAGGCGGACTACTCGCATATCCGAAAACTGGAAGACTTCTTCGAGGTTCTGTCCGAGCAGGTGTCACGGATCCCAGCTCAGCCTGACCCTGGACGCTGGCTGCTCGGGCACAGTTTCAACCAGTACAGCAGCGGTTCCGAGTATCCGCGGTTGGAAGAGATCGACCGAATCACAGGCAATGTGCCCCTGTACATCCGGCATGCCTCCGGTCACGCCGCGATAGTCAACTCTGCCGCGTTGAGAATGATCGGCGCACTCGAGCCCGGATTCTCAGATCCGACCGGAGGTGTTGTTTGCAGGGATGAGTCTGGCCGCCCCACCGGACTCCTCGAAGAGGCTGCGCAAGCGCTCGCGCAAGCGCACATCCTGCCATTCCCCTTGAGCGAACTCGTCGATGCGTTAGACGAAGCGACCAATAGGTTCGCAGCACAGGGCATCACCAGTTTCGGTGAAGCGGGGATCGGTGCAGGTTGGATTAGCCATAGCCCCGTCGAGTTCGCCGCGTACCAGCAGGCGGTAAGCGAGGGGCGACTACATGCGCGCGCACAACTCATGCCAGTGCTTGACGCCTTGCAGCCGTTATCAGCTCATCAAAGCGACTTCTTCGGGGCTGAGGAGAGCATCGGTCTGTCGCTCGGAATCGGGTCAGGTTTCGGAAACGCCTCGCTGCGTCTGGGGCATGTCAAGGTGTTCCTGGACGGGGCACTGGTGTCAAAGACGGCTGCAGTGAGCGATGTGATGTGCTCGCACGGTTCCGGACACGGGTACCTCCTGGGAGAGCCAGCTGAGTATCGAAGGCGAACGCTCGCGGCGTATCGGGCAGGTTGGCCGCTCGCGCTCCATGCGATCGGGGACATCGCGATAGATCTTGCCCTGGATCTCATTGCCGAGGCGCAGGAGAAGTATGGGCTCCTGTCGGTTCCCAACCGTATCGAGCATTTCGGGCTATCGCGTCCTGAACAGGTGGAGCGCGCAGGAGCGTTGGGTATCTCCGTCGTGCCCCAGATGGGTTTCATCCGTGACCTGGGTGATCAACTCATCGCCAGCGTCGATCCGGAACGAGAATCGTGGCTGTACCGGGGCCGATCAGTAATCGACGCAGGAGCCGGCCTCATCGGGTCATCTGACCTTCCGGTCATTGGCAACAACATCCGGATGGCCATGGACGCAGCTGTGCAGCGGACGACATCATCAGGGCGTGTGTTGAATAGTGCAGAGCGTATCGATCGATCTGAGGCTCTCCGAATGCATACTGTGTGGGCGGCACACGCTATGGGGCTATCCGATGATCGAGGCACCCTTGAACGGGGCAAGCTGGCGGACTTTACCGTGTTCTCAGGAAACCCCTTGACTTCATCGACCATGCAAGAGCTAGAGATTCTCGCCACCTTCGTGGGCGGCAAAGAGACATACGCAAAGTAG
- a CDS encoding amino acid ABC transporter ATP-binding protein, translating into MTHHLSERPDAAHLSPLVDIRRVRKSYGSHQVLRDISLQVPRATVTVLLGPSGSGKSTLLRCVNHLESIDGGRIIVDGDLIGYRQSGQVIHEMTPKQIAKQRQSIGMVFQRFNLFPHMTALENVVEAPVGVARRPKSASRKRALELLERVGLSDFAKHYPAQLSGGQQQRVAIARALAMEPKLMLFDEPTSALDPELVGDVLDVMKELARDGMTMIVVTHEIGFARGVADQVVFMDGGVVVESGSPEEVIGNPQRQRTRSFIDSVT; encoded by the coding sequence ATGACACATCACCTCAGCGAGCGTCCAGACGCCGCACATCTCTCACCGCTTGTCGACATTCGTCGAGTCCGGAAGAGTTACGGCTCTCACCAGGTCTTACGGGACATCAGTTTGCAGGTTCCGCGAGCCACGGTCACCGTCCTCCTCGGCCCCTCCGGGTCTGGGAAGTCCACCCTTCTTCGGTGCGTGAACCATCTTGAGAGTATCGATGGAGGCAGGATCATCGTCGACGGCGATCTGATCGGTTACCGTCAAAGCGGCCAGGTCATCCACGAGATGACCCCGAAACAGATCGCTAAGCAACGGCAGAGCATTGGGATGGTCTTCCAACGTTTCAACCTGTTCCCTCACATGACAGCGCTTGAGAATGTCGTGGAGGCGCCGGTCGGTGTCGCCCGACGTCCCAAGTCGGCTTCGCGCAAGCGTGCCCTCGAGCTTCTGGAGCGCGTGGGCTTGTCCGATTTCGCCAAGCATTATCCAGCGCAATTGTCTGGTGGGCAGCAGCAGCGTGTTGCCATCGCCCGCGCGCTGGCAATGGAACCGAAACTCATGTTGTTTGATGAGCCCACATCAGCACTCGACCCGGAACTTGTGGGAGATGTGCTCGATGTCATGAAAGAACTCGCCCGAGATGGCATGACCATGATCGTGGTCACGCACGAGATCGGGTTCGCGCGCGGAGTTGCCGATCAGGTCGTGTTCATGGATGGCGGTGTCGTCGTTGAGTCGGGCTCACCCGAAGAAGTCATCGGAAACCCACAGCGTCAGCGCACACGATCCTTCATCGACAGCGTCACCTAA
- the lysA gene encoding diaminopimelate decarboxylase yields MLPEFSTVDQFGMLHLGGCSAQDLIADFGSPLHVYDEAGLRAQAQRFVQGLRQRWPNSEVLFASKSFPVPAMYRLAQEEGVSIDVAGAGELLLAIRAGCDPSRIYFHGNAKTDEELELALEHRVSTIIVDNFDEISRLERLLTRPQQVLIRLIPDIDADTDAAIQTGGSTSKFGLPYDQALRAVARMEAHPMFDVVGVHVHIGSQIFNTAQLAEAVRKAAALGSFPIYNVGGGLGVKYALGQSAPGVEEYLDAITDEARQHLPADAKLIIEPGRSLVARSGVTLYQVVSVKHTGRHFVAIDGGLADQLDISVAGEPHEVIAANRMNDLAADVVDVVGRQCESGDVFARDARLPGMQIGDVVAYTGSGAYSYTTSNNYNGALRPAIVFVGAGHARLVTRRETFDELLALHLYEEGHPNE; encoded by the coding sequence GTGCTTCCTGAGTTCTCCACGGTTGATCAGTTCGGCATGCTTCACCTCGGAGGTTGTTCGGCGCAGGATCTGATCGCGGACTTCGGTAGCCCGTTGCACGTGTACGACGAGGCAGGACTCCGGGCCCAAGCGCAACGGTTCGTTCAAGGCCTGCGGCAGAGATGGCCGAATTCGGAGGTGCTCTTCGCGTCAAAGTCCTTCCCTGTTCCGGCGATGTATCGACTCGCACAAGAGGAAGGCGTCTCCATCGACGTCGCTGGAGCCGGTGAGCTGCTCCTCGCGATCCGGGCGGGCTGCGATCCTTCCCGTATCTACTTCCATGGAAACGCAAAGACCGACGAGGAGCTTGAGCTCGCCCTGGAACATCGTGTCAGCACGATCATCGTGGACAACTTCGACGAGATATCCCGCCTTGAGCGTCTGCTTACACGTCCGCAACAGGTGTTGATCCGTCTGATCCCTGACATCGACGCTGACACGGATGCCGCAATTCAGACCGGAGGCTCTACCTCGAAGTTTGGGCTGCCCTACGATCAGGCACTTCGTGCTGTTGCACGCATGGAGGCTCACCCGATGTTCGATGTCGTCGGCGTCCATGTCCATATCGGCTCGCAGATCTTCAACACCGCACAGCTCGCCGAAGCAGTGCGGAAGGCTGCTGCGCTCGGCTCGTTTCCGATCTATAACGTGGGAGGAGGGCTCGGTGTGAAGTACGCTCTCGGGCAGTCGGCCCCCGGGGTCGAGGAATACCTCGATGCGATCACCGACGAAGCCAGACAGCATCTCCCAGCGGATGCGAAACTCATCATCGAACCAGGAAGATCACTTGTGGCACGCTCAGGCGTGACGCTGTACCAAGTAGTGAGCGTCAAGCACACAGGACGTCACTTCGTCGCCATCGACGGCGGGCTCGCTGATCAGCTTGACATCTCGGTCGCCGGTGAGCCGCACGAAGTCATCGCCGCAAACCGGATGAATGACCTCGCAGCCGATGTGGTTGACGTCGTCGGCCGACAGTGCGAATCCGGTGACGTCTTTGCCCGAGACGCTCGCCTCCCCGGGATGCAGATCGGTGACGTAGTTGCCTACACCGGTTCCGGGGCTTACTCGTACACGACATCAAACAACTACAACGGTGCACTGCGTCCTGCGATCGTCTTCGTGGGGGCCGGACATGCGCGTCTGGTGACGCGTCGGGAGACCTTCGACGAACTCCTCGCGCTTCACCTCTACGAGGAAGGACACCCGAATGAGTAG